Genomic segment of Vibrio natriegens NBRC 15636 = ATCC 14048 = DSM 759:
AATGCGGAACCGAAGTCGCACATCAAATTGGCTTTTACGATCAGGCCCATTTCAGTAAAGCCTTTAAGCAGACTTACGGCGTTTCTCCCTCGCAAGTAACACGCTAGTCCCTTTCAGCCATTTACTGTCAGTTTTTTACAAGCGCGTCATGCCAGTGTCGGAGAGAATAAACCTCTTCATTATGTTTTGAGATGTCTTATGAATGAATCAACCATCCTGCTGACTCTGGCCAGCATTCACTTTATTGCTTTAATGAGTCCCGGCCCCGATTTCGCGTTAGTCGTACAAAACGCCACTCGTCATGGACGCCAGACTGGTTTATACATCGCGCTTGGATTGTCCTTCGGTATTTTGCTGCACTCTTTTTTCAGCCTGACTGGTGTGAGCTACCTAGTACATCAACACCCAACGCTTTACTCCGTTCTACAATTAATCGGTGGCAGTTATTTACTTTATTTAGGTATTGGCGCACTGCGAGCCGTGATCGCGATGATCCAAAATCCACAATCAGATCAGTCAAATCAAGCCAACAATCTGGTGATCAGTAATAAACGTCAGGCATTCACTAAGGGCTTTGCGACCAACATTCTGAATCCAAAAGCCTTAGTATTTTTCGTCAGCTTAATGTCGAGTTTGGTTCCTGCTGGCATGTCTGTTACTGGAAAAGGTATCGCTTTAGTGATTCTATTTGGTTTATCACTTCTTTGGTTTTCCAGCCTGGCCTGGATGCTCTCTACACAAAGATTGCAGCGACGATTACAACAAGCCGGTATTTACATCGATGGTTTATGCGGTGTGGTGTTCACGCTAGTCGGTGGCAGCATCTTACTGCAAACCATCCGTACCTTTTCGGTATAACTGGCTGATTTAAAAGCGTCGCACAACCGACATTTCTAAGACCGCTTACTCGACGATCCTCTCCATGACTGCCAAGCTGGATATTCAACTGGTAACATGGAGAGTCATCATGCAATGGACGTTTAATCGGCTCGTCACTACGGGTCTTTTCCTTACTTCCACCTTAACTCTGACGAGCCAAGTCCTCGCCAATCAAGCCACTGACGCGATAGCACCTGAGCAAAGTACTGGCGTCGAGCAAAAGCAGCTGAAAAAAGCCAAAAACTACATGGTGACGGCCGCAAACCCGATTGCGACTCAAGCAGG
This window contains:
- a CDS encoding LysE family translocator, translated to MNESTILLTLASIHFIALMSPGPDFALVVQNATRHGRQTGLYIALGLSFGILLHSFFSLTGVSYLVHQHPTLYSVLQLIGGSYLLYLGIGALRAVIAMIQNPQSDQSNQANNLVISNKRQAFTKGFATNILNPKALVFFVSLMSSLVPAGMSVTGKGIALVILFGLSLLWFSSLAWMLSTQRLQRRLQQAGIYIDGLCGVVFTLVGGSILLQTIRTFSV